In Neobacillus endophyticus, a single window of DNA contains:
- a CDS encoding Ig-like domain-containing protein: MEKLISKLEPHSFRCGSIRTNKDGEIYLTLDQASAGLSMTLFDENGNSIANSTFSNGSENASIDQLLQQGTYYVAVEAGGWNGTTSKSPYRFRATYPGEISRDPVTLEPNDTFETSSSMISGKSFSSNLFSKLDSDVFRIYTMNISKPIAGTIISVYAKDVAGNMSGTTTVKVIDKTPPAAPTVNTVTSKTVVVQGKSEANSMVYIYSGNKVIGSGTADAKGNFSVKIASQKKGTSLRVYAKDASNNLSAGKDIKVN, from the coding sequence TTGGAGAAACTTATAAGTAAATTAGAACCCCACTCCTTTAGGTGTGGGAGTATCAGAACGAATAAAGATGGAGAAATTTATTTAACTCTTGATCAAGCATCCGCAGGACTTAGTATGACGTTATTTGATGAAAATGGAAATTCTATTGCCAACTCAACGTTTTCGAATGGGTCTGAAAATGCTTCTATAGACCAATTATTACAACAAGGAACTTATTATGTAGCCGTTGAAGCTGGAGGTTGGAACGGTACAACATCAAAATCACCGTACCGATTCCGAGCAACCTATCCTGGTGAAATCAGTAGAGATCCAGTTACGTTAGAGCCAAACGACACGTTTGAAACATCCTCTTCTATGATTTCAGGAAAAAGTTTTTCGTCTAACCTATTTTCAAAACTCGATTCAGACGTGTTTCGAATTTATACAATGAATATATCAAAACCTATCGCTGGCACTATCATTAGTGTGTATGCAAAGGATGTTGCAGGTAATATGAGCGGAACAACTACCGTAAAAGTGATTGATAAAACACCGCCAGCTGCCCCGACCGTAAATACAGTAACGAGTAAAACTGTAGTTGTTCAAGGGAAATCTGAAGCGAACTCCATGGTATACATTTATTCTGGTAACAAGGTAATTGGTTCGGGAACAGCTGATGCAAAAGGGAACTTTAGTGTAAAAATTGCATCTCAGAAAAAAGGGACCAGTCTTCGTGTTTATGCTAAGGATGCATCGAATAATTTAAGTGCGGGAAAAGATATAAAAGTTAATTAA
- the tnpC gene encoding IS66 family transposase, producing the protein MTNVSSTSESQFDRLIRLLEEQLAHSNQQNQELSKKLDKSLKQNEALTEQVRHLTKLLYGSKTEKSKYNSPDGQVSLFEDDPSFNEPEHTGEQSQQTISYTVVRKVQKKKRNDSLHDGIEVEDVHHHPENTICDCCQGKMIEIGSTIVREEAEFIPARMKKVQHIEHAYECKNCKGSTFHQAQIKRGKAPQVPIQRSIASPSVLAKVIYDKFSQYLPLYRQVKEWDRYGLNTNDKNLSNWVIRASHDWLLPIYERLKDLMMNKSLLHIDETYGQILRRSDGKSGQTNAYNWVCRSVPCQGPPITLFHSALSRARSVLEGLIEGFSGTIVCDGYSAYDKLEGITFANCWAHVRRYWLKADSNYGRIGVSYCDDLYRLERKFKHLSPSQRRKNRQKYSKPIVDNFFEWVEMSPFYGKNALAKAAEYTLNRANGLRAFLNDGRIEIDNNPAENAIRPNVIGRKNWLFSVSEAGAKANAICLSIAETAKSNGVDFYEYIKKLLTDLPNLSIHQNPEILDQYMPWSKMIQAECSK; encoded by the coding sequence GTGACGAACGTTTCTTCTACAAGTGAAAGTCAATTTGATAGATTAATTCGATTACTTGAAGAGCAATTGGCGCATTCGAATCAACAAAACCAAGAACTATCAAAAAAATTGGATAAATCGTTGAAACAGAACGAAGCGTTAACCGAGCAAGTTCGCCATTTAACTAAGCTTTTATATGGATCAAAAACCGAAAAATCGAAATACAATTCACCAGATGGGCAAGTATCACTATTTGAAGATGACCCGTCTTTTAATGAACCTGAGCACACAGGAGAACAAAGCCAACAGACCATTTCTTACACTGTTGTACGAAAAGTTCAAAAGAAAAAACGAAATGATTCATTGCATGATGGTATTGAAGTAGAAGATGTTCACCATCATCCAGAAAATACGATCTGTGACTGTTGCCAAGGGAAAATGATTGAAATTGGCAGTACAATCGTACGGGAAGAAGCAGAATTTATTCCTGCTAGAATGAAGAAAGTCCAACACATTGAACATGCTTATGAATGTAAAAATTGTAAAGGCTCTACATTTCATCAAGCACAAATTAAACGTGGTAAAGCGCCGCAAGTTCCCATTCAACGTAGTATCGCAAGTCCTAGCGTACTTGCCAAAGTAATATATGATAAATTTTCACAATACTTGCCCCTTTACCGTCAGGTAAAGGAATGGGATCGTTATGGCCTCAATACCAACGATAAGAACCTTTCGAATTGGGTCATTCGTGCATCCCACGATTGGCTATTGCCTATTTACGAGAGATTGAAAGATTTAATGATGAATAAATCTCTCTTACATATTGATGAAACGTATGGACAAATTCTCCGCCGATCCGATGGGAAATCTGGTCAAACCAATGCCTATAATTGGGTGTGTCGAAGTGTTCCATGCCAAGGACCGCCAATAACTCTCTTTCATAGCGCATTATCACGGGCTCGCTCTGTCCTCGAAGGTCTCATTGAAGGTTTTTCTGGAACGATTGTTTGCGACGGTTACTCTGCCTACGATAAGTTGGAGGGCATCACATTCGCAAATTGTTGGGCGCATGTTCGTCGTTATTGGCTTAAAGCGGATAGCAACTATGGGCGAATCGGTGTGAGCTATTGCGACGATTTATATCGACTCGAAAGGAAATTTAAACATTTGTCTCCGAGTCAGCGCAGAAAAAACCGCCAAAAATACTCGAAGCCGATTGTAGATAACTTCTTTGAATGGGTTGAAATGTCACCATTCTACGGAAAAAATGCTCTCGCAAAAGCAGCCGAGTACACATTGAACAGGGCAAATGGGCTCAGAGCATTTCTGAACGATGGACGCATTGAAATTGATAATAATCCTGCCGAAAATGCCATCCGTCCCAACGTTATAGGAAGAAAAAATTGGCTCTTTAGTGTTAGTGAAGCAGGAGCAAAAGCGAACGCCATCTGTTTGAGTATCGCAGAAACCGCCAAGAGTAACGGTGTTGATTTCTACGAATATATAAAGAAACTTTTGACGGATCTACCGAATCTCAGCATCCACCAAAACCCTGAAATTTTAGACCAATACATGCCTTGGTCAAAAATGATCCAGGCAGAATGTAGTAAATAA
- the tnpB gene encoding IS66 family insertion sequence element accessory protein TnpB (TnpB, as the term is used for proteins encoded by IS66 family insertion elements, is considered an accessory protein, since TnpC, encoded by a neighboring gene, is a DDE family transposase.), giving the protein MIHDYTSVKNIYIICGKTDMRKGIDGLATLIQDSFELDPYGDSIFLFSGWSKDRYKCLYFDGDGFAMLYKRLDNGKLQWPKDEDEVRNLSQQELRWLLEGLSIQQPKAIQPSSKGVF; this is encoded by the coding sequence GTGATACACGATTATACAAGTGTGAAAAATATTTATATCATTTGTGGTAAAACAGACATGAGAAAAGGAATTGATGGCCTGGCAACACTGATTCAAGATTCTTTCGAACTTGACCCATATGGCGATTCCATTTTCTTATTTTCAGGGTGGAGTAAAGATCGCTATAAATGTTTATATTTTGATGGTGATGGATTCGCCATGCTTTATAAACGTTTGGATAACGGGAAACTTCAATGGCCAAAAGATGAAGATGAAGTACGCAATCTTTCTCAACAGGAGCTTCGCTGGCTCCTTGAAGGGTTATCAATTCAGCAGCCAAAGGCCATTCAGCCATCATCAAAAGGTGTCTTTTAA
- a CDS encoding ParA family protein, with the protein MILTVISKNTLYKELFSKESEIEQVLLWNELKSPTVDVKAVLLDGDIVDIEHLEAIREVFKQQSIFYKPKSVNSDAVMKSITRLCAAHKVTLLNEHLTVQQVVEKLLNQITDREDYLSKRIISFFGTHSGAGVSTTVLNLARSLSKQVEGRVLVLSLNTWDPCDYFYHYQGHYLNDLKVDLKTQNLTKYRLSEAVYYHEGFYHLAGNRDIKMQRFYQPSEIEHLLKVAKATFDVILIDGGTHFDSAGTVQAFLSSNLKFLVTNQEEKGYRGYYPYVFQQLIEPAGGKAEDFMLVINRFQPSNTMITEKALEDELNMTRVATIPDMGDLGTLSAYQKKLLYDMTDSFYQKNIDLISNLIISEARLKEKPIEEEKKQKKGIFGIFT; encoded by the coding sequence GTGATCTTAACAGTCATTTCTAAAAATACACTTTATAAAGAATTATTTAGTAAAGAATCGGAAATTGAACAAGTTTTATTATGGAATGAGTTAAAAAGTCCAACGGTCGACGTGAAGGCCGTCTTATTGGATGGTGACATTGTTGATATTGAACACTTAGAGGCAATACGAGAAGTTTTCAAACAGCAATCCATTTTTTATAAGCCGAAATCCGTTAATAGTGATGCCGTTATGAAAAGTATAACTCGTTTATGCGCTGCTCATAAGGTGACACTGCTAAATGAACACCTGACGGTTCAGCAAGTGGTAGAAAAGTTATTAAATCAAATCACAGACCGAGAAGATTATCTTTCAAAGCGGATCATCAGCTTTTTTGGAACTCATAGCGGAGCTGGTGTTAGTACGACAGTACTCAATTTAGCCAGATCTTTATCCAAGCAAGTGGAAGGACGAGTATTAGTCCTTAGTTTAAATACGTGGGACCCCTGTGATTACTTCTATCATTATCAAGGGCACTATTTAAATGACTTAAAGGTAGATTTGAAGACTCAGAACTTAACGAAGTATCGCCTCTCTGAAGCGGTGTATTATCACGAGGGTTTTTATCATTTGGCAGGAAACCGAGATATAAAAATGCAACGGTTTTATCAACCGAGTGAAATTGAGCACTTACTGAAAGTAGCTAAAGCAACGTTTGATGTCATTTTAATCGACGGAGGCACTCATTTTGACTCTGCAGGTACGGTTCAAGCCTTCCTATCCAGCAATTTAAAGTTTTTAGTGACGAATCAGGAAGAGAAAGGATATCGAGGATATTATCCATACGTGTTCCAACAACTAATTGAGCCAGCCGGAGGAAAAGCGGAAGATTTTATGCTAGTGATCAATAGATTTCAGCCTTCCAATACGATGATTACGGAAAAAGCACTGGAAGATGAATTGAATATGACGAGGGTTGCTACCATACCGGACATGGGCGATTTGGGAACACTGTCTGCTTATCAGAAGAAGCTTCTTTATGATATGACTGATTCCTTTTACCAAAAGAATATAGATTTGATTTCAAACTTAATTATTTCGGAAGCACGACTCAAAGAAAAACCGATTGAGGAAGAGAAGAAGCAGAAAAAAGGCATCTTTGGGATTTTTACGTAA
- a CDS encoding ATPase, T2SS/T4P/T4SS family, translated as MGKLEKDLGLDVPFSPAEWLSKTIAEKGLKQNHVTVYRRKKTFKQICKIIHGELSDIIVDETAGTNGNAKDNVWLERQHLAVIGDEQAMAYFITKITEVLSKHNITSNDFPSFYDSLAEAIFHEVWGVSILHKWDKIPESEAAVIRGTELWMDIKGKFIKQSEEFESLEAVERVKRAFTLRTKDAVINEQTPELEIEREDGSRITMIQKPRGKDNYIMFRRFVVKNMSLEEQAHLNTIREEDIPFFRALSRSMANIIFAGRVRSAKTTFMKTMLRERDPSYVAAAMEKHFELNLSDQFKDRLIFEIQAKEGDLHHAVPRLLRMEHDYIVVGEIRSLETEGYLQSTERGERGAFSTYHLTDVKNVVPQITRHILDEFPNRKFDNELARVAKNIDIIVTMSSDRDRRRKRVISVTEVIWDDENQKHSTNDLIRYSPVTDKYYYSSNISKDLLYLMAAESLEDTKILYQHLKKQEKVSSMTDYDQIKDEILEILLGEDI; from the coding sequence ATGGGGAAACTCGAAAAAGATTTAGGATTGGATGTTCCTTTTAGTCCTGCGGAATGGTTGAGTAAAACAATCGCTGAAAAGGGATTAAAACAAAACCATGTCACGGTGTATAGAAGAAAGAAAACCTTTAAACAAATATGCAAAATCATCCACGGTGAATTAAGTGACATTATCGTCGATGAGACAGCTGGCACGAATGGAAATGCAAAAGATAATGTTTGGCTTGAACGTCAGCACTTAGCTGTTATAGGGGATGAACAAGCAATGGCTTATTTCATCACCAAAATTACAGAAGTGCTTTCCAAGCACAATATTACAAGCAATGATTTTCCTTCTTTTTATGATTCACTGGCTGAAGCTATTTTTCATGAAGTATGGGGCGTTAGTATTCTTCACAAATGGGACAAGATTCCCGAAAGTGAAGCAGCGGTTATTCGCGGGACTGAGCTTTGGATGGATATTAAAGGGAAGTTCATTAAACAAAGTGAAGAGTTTGAGAGCTTAGAAGCAGTTGAGCGTGTAAAACGTGCATTTACGCTTCGGACAAAAGACGCGGTAATCAATGAGCAAACTCCTGAACTAGAAATAGAAAGAGAAGATGGCTCCCGTATTACCATGATCCAAAAGCCAAGAGGGAAAGACAATTATATAATGTTCCGACGGTTTGTAGTCAAAAATATGAGCCTAGAGGAACAAGCACACTTAAATACAATACGTGAGGAAGATATTCCTTTTTTCCGTGCGTTATCACGAAGTATGGCGAATATCATTTTTGCAGGGCGTGTGCGCTCAGCTAAAACAACTTTCATGAAAACGATGCTACGGGAAAGAGATCCTTCCTATGTAGCAGCGGCAATGGAAAAACACTTTGAACTTAATCTGTCAGACCAATTTAAAGACCGTTTAATCTTTGAAATACAAGCCAAAGAGGGCGACCTTCATCACGCGGTGCCAAGGCTTTTGAGAATGGAACATGACTATATCGTCGTTGGGGAAATTCGTTCACTAGAAACCGAAGGTTATCTCCAGTCAACCGAGAGAGGGGAACGTGGAGCTTTCTCCACTTATCACTTAACAGATGTAAAAAATGTTGTACCTCAGATCACTCGTCATATTCTGGATGAATTTCCTAACCGTAAGTTTGATAATGAATTGGCTCGTGTTGCAAAGAACATTGATATCATCGTCACGATGAGTTCAGACCGAGACAGACGGAGAAAAAGGGTTATATCTGTTACCGAAGTGATTTGGGACGATGAAAATCAGAAACATAGTACGAATGATTTGATTCGATATAGCCCGGTTACAGATAAATACTATTATTCTTCTAACATTTCAAAAGACCTCTTGTACTTAATGGCAGCTGAGAGTCTGGAAGACACTAAGATTTTATATCAGCATCTTAAAAAGCAAGAAAAAGTTTCTTCTATGACAGATTACGACCAAATTAAAGATGAGATTCTTGAAATTTTGCTAGGTGAAGATATATGA